The proteins below are encoded in one region of Sulfitobacter sp. W027:
- a CDS encoding flavodoxin domain-containing protein, producing MHMFIAYSTTEGQSAKIAQFAADQLAGKGHETTILDLDETCDMPDLTAVQNVILVGSVHERRHSPALETFMQARRAWLSLRPVMLISVSLSAAFKHGREEAEEYVIETQMRTRFTPDEVVLAAGAVKPNSYDYFAKSVVRFVVLNDREFEMGTSDHEFTDWEVLTDRLEGFAAASLGRTA from the coding sequence ATGCATATGTTCATCGCCTATTCCACAACCGAAGGCCAATCGGCCAAGATCGCCCAGTTTGCGGCTGATCAACTGGCGGGCAAAGGCCATGAGACGACCATCCTTGATTTGGATGAGACCTGCGATATGCCGGATCTGACCGCTGTTCAGAACGTGATCTTGGTGGGTTCCGTCCACGAACGTCGCCATTCGCCTGCGCTCGAGACCTTCATGCAAGCCCGTCGTGCGTGGCTGTCGTTGCGGCCGGTTATGCTCATCTCCGTCAGCCTCAGCGCAGCTTTCAAACATGGGCGAGAAGAGGCGGAGGAATATGTTATTGAAACCCAAATGCGCACGAGATTTACGCCCGATGAGGTTGTCCTCGCGGCGGGCGCTGTGAAACCGAACAGCTACGACTACTTCGCGAAATCTGTGGTGCGCTTTGTGGTGCTGAATGATCGGGAGTTCGAGATGGGGACGAGTGACCATGAGTTTACGGATTGGGAAGTGCTGACCGATCGGTTGGAGGGATTTGCGGCAGCCTCACTTGGTCGCACTGCGTGA
- a CDS encoding Rrf2 family transcriptional regulator yields the protein MRTSLIGIYNAQYIHAFKCVMQMLNIVLMQLDKFSDYALRILITLAVRAPDRVATSEIAKLFQISENHLSKIATQLTREEFVISERGRNGGLTLRHPAETISVGAVLRALKKDAPVAECFGGNKTCLILPVCGLRGPLADAQEAFFATLDGYSLADVLGPRGTMAAMLRIEADTAQ from the coding sequence ATGAGAACATCCTTAATAGGTATTTATAATGCTCAATATATACACGCTTTTAAATGCGTAATGCAAATGCTAAATATTGTACTCATGCAGCTTGATAAATTCTCAGACTATGCCCTTCGCATCCTTATCACCCTTGCGGTGAGAGCTCCGGACCGCGTGGCAACCTCGGAAATCGCCAAGCTTTTTCAGATATCTGAAAACCATCTTTCGAAAATTGCTACACAGTTGACGCGCGAAGAATTTGTAATATCAGAACGTGGCCGGAACGGCGGCCTTACGCTTCGCCATCCTGCCGAAACGATCAGCGTGGGTGCCGTTCTTCGAGCTCTAAAAAAAGACGCGCCTGTAGCTGAATGTTTCGGAGGCAACAAAACCTGTCTTATCTTGCCGGTCTGCGGACTTCGAGGCCCTTTGGCAGACGCACAAGAAGCCTTCTTCGCTACTCTGGACGGCTACAGTCTGGCAGATGTTCTGGGGCCTCGAGGGACCATGGCAGCAATGCTCCGCATTGAAGCGGATACCGCGCAGTAA
- a CDS encoding Crp/Fnr family transcriptional regulator produces the protein MPKLDESLLSGLPPFSRLSRPQIREILDQARTQRFEEGAEVFGEGLEATHFYLLLDGYLRVVRTTPGGEQIIVLHISPGQLFGIAAALQRDTYPATAVTAAESIVLSWPSHLWQGFTAQYDGFATESYKTVGQRLGQIQDTMTEIATQAVEQRVAAAVLRMVNQSGRKTKEGIEIGFPVTRQNISDMTGTTLHTVSRMLSAWEKDGIVRSTRKHIVVTAPHRLVEISGH, from the coding sequence GTGCCGAAACTTGATGAAAGCCTTCTAAGCGGACTGCCGCCCTTCAGTCGATTAAGCCGCCCGCAAATTCGTGAAATCCTTGATCAAGCGCGCACGCAACGGTTTGAGGAGGGTGCGGAGGTTTTTGGCGAAGGCTTGGAAGCGACCCACTTCTATTTGCTACTGGACGGCTATCTGCGCGTTGTGCGCACCACGCCAGGGGGCGAGCAAATTATCGTGCTGCACATTTCACCCGGTCAGCTTTTTGGCATCGCCGCCGCCCTTCAGCGCGATACCTATCCAGCCACGGCGGTCACAGCAGCGGAATCGATTGTGCTGTCTTGGCCTTCGCATCTTTGGCAAGGGTTCACTGCGCAATATGATGGCTTCGCCACCGAGTCTTACAAGACAGTGGGCCAGCGTTTGGGGCAGATCCAAGACACGATGACCGAGATTGCAACGCAGGCTGTTGAGCAGAGGGTTGCGGCTGCGGTGTTGCGCATGGTCAATCAAAGCGGACGCAAGACGAAGGAGGGGATCGAGATCGGCTTTCCCGTCACACGTCAGAATATCTCAGATATGACAGGCACGACCTTGCACACGGTCAGCCGGATGCTCTCGGCGTGGGAGAAAGACGGGATCGTGCGGTCCACGCGCAAACATATCGTTGTTACAGCGCCGCATCGTTTGGTGGAGATCAGCGGTCACTGA
- a CDS encoding YbaN family protein yields MKESMRARIFKRMFWFTVGSLALALGVLGIVLPLLPTTPLVLLATFAFAKSTPSIEAWLRRHSVFGPIIIDWQRNGAIAHQYKVLAVGTMLAVLMMSYIFAVAPFVLILQALCMSAAAVFILTRPS; encoded by the coding sequence GTGAAAGAATCGATGCGCGCTCGTATTTTCAAACGAATGTTCTGGTTCACAGTCGGTTCTCTAGCTTTGGCTCTGGGCGTCTTGGGCATTGTTCTTCCGCTGCTTCCAACCACGCCACTGGTGCTGCTTGCGACGTTTGCCTTCGCCAAAAGCACGCCTTCTATTGAGGCTTGGCTGCGCCGCCATTCTGTATTTGGCCCGATCATCATCGATTGGCAGAGGAATGGTGCCATCGCCCACCAGTACAAGGTCCTTGCGGTCGGGACGATGCTGGCCGTGCTCATGATGTCCTATATTTTCGCGGTCGCGCCATTTGTCCTTATCCTGCAAGCGCTTTGCATGTCTGCAGCTGCAGTGTTCATCCTGACCCGGCCAAGCTGA
- a CDS encoding IS6 family transposase, whose protein sequence is MAQRKNPFKRHRFPREIILLAVRWYCRYPLSCRDVRDLLAERGVTVDASTIHRWVRKFGPEIRKRAYGGHRSWRGLQWHVDETYIRVGGRWCYLWRAVDQLGQLIDFRLTARRNAKAARAFLRQARETVRLYQPLTIVTDKAHSYAKVIGEINDRLGPEHTIRHVDRKYLNNRIESDHAAIKQRLRPMRGFQTMAGAKAALAGIETFRTIRKGQFVSCRTGVENEIDFVAKLFPEAA, encoded by the coding sequence ATGGCACAGCGCAAGAATCCGTTCAAGCGGCATCGTTTCCCTCGGGAGATCATCCTTCTAGCGGTGCGCTGGTACTGTCGCTACCCGCTGTCGTGCCGCGACGTCCGCGATTTGCTGGCCGAGCGCGGGGTGACGGTCGATGCCTCCACGATCCACCGCTGGGTCAGGAAGTTCGGCCCCGAGATCCGCAAACGGGCCTATGGTGGCCATCGTTCCTGGCGAGGGCTGCAATGGCATGTCGATGAGACCTACATCCGCGTCGGTGGTCGCTGGTGTTATCTTTGGCGCGCCGTCGATCAGCTCGGCCAGTTGATCGATTTTCGGCTGACGGCGCGGCGAAATGCCAAGGCTGCAAGGGCGTTTCTGCGGCAAGCCCGAGAGACCGTTCGCCTGTATCAGCCCCTGACCATCGTCACTGACAAGGCGCACAGCTACGCCAAGGTGATCGGCGAGATCAACGACCGGCTCGGGCCAGAGCACACAATCCGCCATGTCGATCGCAAGTACCTGAACAACCGGATTGAGAGCGATCATGCTGCAATAAAACAGCGGCTGCGACCGATGCGTGGCTTCCAGACCATGGCTGGCGCAAAGGCCGCGCTCGCCGGGATCGAAACCTTCCGCACCATCCGCAAGGGTCAGTTCGTAAGCTGCAGGACCGGAGTTGAAAACGAGATCGACTTCGTCGCCAAACTCTTCCCGGAAGCCGCTTGA
- a CDS encoding hemerythrin domain-containing protein: protein MLVNDPNTQSCSRRMHAFGAGLAQQEILCSALEDLADTLPSQLDTYAAVRLAGRLVPTLTQCQSLEEREVFPLLRQTGDTSAQMLDRLHAEHIEDEDHAAMLADAINGFAHDPAQNDAEALGYFLRGLFQPLRRHVAFDREVILPMYRHALNR, encoded by the coding sequence ATGTTAGTAAACGATCCGAACACCCAATCCTGCTCCAGACGAATGCATGCGTTTGGAGCGGGATTGGCGCAGCAGGAAATTCTCTGCAGCGCATTAGAAGACTTAGCTGACACGCTGCCCAGTCAACTCGACACCTACGCAGCAGTCCGTCTGGCCGGTCGTCTGGTACCGACATTAACTCAGTGCCAGTCACTTGAAGAAAGAGAGGTATTTCCACTTCTACGGCAGACCGGTGACACATCCGCGCAAATGCTTGATAGGTTGCATGCTGAACATATCGAGGATGAGGATCATGCCGCGATGCTGGCTGATGCAATCAACGGTTTCGCTCACGATCCGGCGCAAAACGATGCTGAGGCCTTGGGATATTTCTTGCGGGGACTGTTCCAACCTCTGCGCCGTCATGTTGCATTTGATCGAGAGGTAATTTTGCCGATGTACCGGCACGCACTGAATAGATAG
- a CDS encoding peptidoglycan-binding domain-containing protein, translating to MKIFSSKMNKTGSSFRFGITTALLTAAGAVQAVELPDGSYETANDGARGTLTIKDGHASLGIGSSMCSGGVEGNLTNHPNGTMSFTQTMDGTSCTVTLQDDDDGLAWISAGSGCGYFHGASCDFAGMVKGPAVPWSAGAVDQAFKRFDAQERKQIQAGLKENGHYQSSIDGISGPGTLSAISKAADLAMGNGEKPVLDTAAGATDFLSRYLSAGLKPIGEQAFFGKWNCEGSTYSFGPEGYQNHPNRDPLPYRSVEEFTPGNYGVTFTDGYRLGLMNVSDSTMTWSSPGSGDSFSCERLATAPAPPAPVEPKVAAPVEADNGPIPQTAPTAIFQKGWVCKSESGDIIHVDFRAEEAEIKELGLTTKYNEVEALNDDDSAFRVSFLDEDVIYLFEATTEAMFLVGGYGVYECAAQ from the coding sequence ATGAAAATCTTTAGCTCGAAAATGAACAAGACAGGATCATCTTTCCGCTTTGGCATTACCACTGCGCTCCTTACCGCCGCGGGCGCTGTCCAAGCGGTAGAACTTCCAGATGGCAGTTATGAAACGGCGAATGACGGCGCCCGGGGCACGCTAACCATTAAGGACGGCCATGCCTCGCTCGGCATCGGGAGCAGCATGTGCTCCGGCGGGGTAGAGGGAAACCTCACAAATCATCCCAATGGTACCATGAGCTTCACCCAGACGATGGATGGCACCTCCTGCACGGTCACGCTGCAGGATGACGACGATGGCTTGGCTTGGATCAGTGCAGGGTCAGGATGCGGCTACTTTCACGGCGCAAGCTGTGACTTCGCAGGGATGGTGAAGGGTCCCGCAGTTCCTTGGAGCGCAGGTGCTGTTGATCAGGCTTTCAAACGGTTCGACGCGCAGGAACGTAAGCAAATCCAGGCTGGCCTCAAAGAAAACGGACACTACCAGTCCAGTATCGATGGCATCTCCGGACCCGGGACCCTTTCGGCAATCAGCAAGGCCGCGGACCTCGCGATGGGCAACGGAGAAAAACCTGTGCTCGATACGGCAGCTGGAGCAACCGACTTCCTGTCGCGCTATCTTTCCGCTGGCTTGAAGCCAATCGGGGAGCAGGCCTTCTTTGGCAAATGGAACTGCGAAGGCTCGACTTATAGCTTTGGCCCGGAGGGCTATCAAAACCACCCCAACCGCGACCCGCTGCCCTACCGAAGTGTGGAAGAGTTCACCCCAGGCAACTATGGGGTCACATTCACCGATGGCTACCGACTGGGCCTGATGAATGTCTCCGACAGCACTATGACTTGGTCCTCGCCGGGGTCGGGCGACAGTTTCTCTTGCGAGCGCCTCGCTACAGCACCTGCACCCCCGGCACCGGTCGAGCCCAAAGTGGCAGCTCCAGTAGAAGCCGATAATGGGCCCATTCCCCAGACCGCCCCGACAGCGATCTTTCAAAAAGGATGGGTCTGCAAGAGTGAAAGCGGCGACATCATCCATGTCGATTTCCGCGCCGAGGAGGCGGAGATCAAGGAGCTGGGCCTAACGACTAAATACAATGAGGTTGAGGCGCTGAATGATGACGACAGCGCATTCCGTGTCAGCTTCCTCGACGAGGATGTCATTTATCTCTTTGAGGCTACGACGGAAGCTATGTTCCTTGTGGGCGGCTATGGAGTCTATGAGTGCGCGGCGCAATAG
- a CDS encoding YeeE/YedE family protein, translated as MDLISIVEQLDDPAAAALAGVLAGLVFGVSAERSRFCLRAAAVEMARGRLGPRMAVWLLTFSTALLWTQGLHWSGMLDLSESRWLASPGTLSGAVIGGLVFGVGMVLARGCPGRLLVLGATGNLRAILSGLVFAVVAQMSLRGILSPLREAASGAWVMKGPNPNLLATFGLPQEMGIAIGVAFALLALLIARRAAVSHSVLLFGSGVGFAVAIGWALTYALSRVSFDPVPVGSLTFSGPSADTLMFFLSSGSALNFDIGLVPAVATGAFASAWAAGRLEWQGWDGARSMRRYLSGAALMGFGAMTAGGCTIGAGVTGGSTFALTAWVALISMWLGGMVADRFIDGLAPLPAGASPAPLSTARG; from the coding sequence ATGGACCTTATCTCAATCGTCGAGCAGTTGGACGACCCCGCCGCCGCGGCCCTTGCAGGGGTGCTGGCGGGGCTGGTCTTTGGCGTCTCGGCCGAGCGCAGCCGGTTCTGCCTACGCGCTGCTGCTGTCGAAATGGCAAGAGGGCGGCTTGGCCCCCGCATGGCGGTGTGGTTGTTGACCTTCTCCACCGCCCTGCTGTGGACGCAGGGGTTGCATTGGTCCGGAATGTTGGATCTCTCCGAGAGCCGCTGGCTTGCCTCTCCCGGCACGTTATCGGGCGCGGTGATTGGCGGTCTGGTTTTCGGTGTCGGCATGGTTCTGGCCAGAGGGTGCCCCGGTCGGTTGCTGGTGCTGGGGGCGACGGGCAACCTACGCGCCATTCTATCGGGCTTGGTGTTTGCCGTGGTCGCACAGATGAGCCTGCGTGGTATCCTCTCCCCGCTTCGCGAAGCGGCGTCGGGGGCTTGGGTCATGAAAGGCCCAAACCCCAACCTGCTCGCAACCTTTGGACTACCGCAAGAAATGGGTATCGCCATCGGGGTGGCATTCGCGCTGCTTGCGCTGCTTATCGCCCGTCGCGCAGCGGTGTCACACAGCGTACTGCTTTTTGGCAGCGGCGTGGGCTTTGCCGTGGCGATCGGTTGGGCACTGACCTATGCATTGTCGCGGGTGAGCTTTGATCCGGTGCCGGTGGGCAGTCTCACCTTTTCCGGCCCCTCCGCCGATACGCTGATGTTTTTTCTCTCTTCCGGCTCGGCGCTGAACTTTGACATCGGGCTTGTACCAGCGGTCGCAACGGGGGCTTTCGCCTCCGCTTGGGCCGCGGGTCGATTGGAGTGGCAAGGCTGGGACGGAGCGCGTTCAATGCGTCGCTATCTGTCCGGCGCGGCGCTTATGGGGTTTGGCGCAATGACCGCAGGCGGCTGCACGATTGGCGCAGGTGTCACCGGCGGTTCGACTTTTGCGCTTACCGCTTGGGTTGCGCTGATTTCGATGTGGCTGGGCGGAATGGTCGCGGATCGCTTTATCGACGGGCTTGCGCCATTACCGGCAGGCGCAAGCCCCGCGCCCTTGTCCACTGCGCGTGGCTGA
- a CDS encoding DUF1858 domain-containing protein, with protein MQKPDFDAPDLSLAELFEHWPESATVFFKHNMACPGCPVARFYSLSDACRRAGLEEAQFRADIKERLLTAKEDQ; from the coding sequence ATGCAAAAACCGGATTTTGACGCCCCGGACTTGTCTCTGGCAGAGCTGTTTGAACATTGGCCCGAATCGGCAACCGTGTTTTTCAAGCACAACATGGCCTGCCCCGGCTGCCCCGTCGCTCGGTTCTATTCGCTATCAGATGCCTGCCGCCGCGCAGGCTTAGAGGAGGCGCAGTTTCGCGCTGATATCAAAGAACGGCTGCTAACGGCAAAGGAGGATCAGTGA
- the nirK gene encoding copper-containing nitrite reductase, producing the protein MLTRRAALMGAAGIAALPILAKAASAEEIMDTSMAEPVDLSDLKRIKHKLVRPPMVHDHEQTAPTEPRVVEFELQIVEKEVEVDDGAYLQAMTFDGSIPGPLMVVHEGDYVELTLYNSPENLMQHNIDFHSATGALGGGSLTLVNPGEKTVLRFKATRPGTFVYHCAPGGPMIPWHVVSGMAGAIMVLPRDGLRDPEGKPVSYDKVFYIGENDFYIPRDEAGEFKRFEDVGESYPDTLEVMNGLIPSHVVFNGRVGALTGDNALTASQGEKVLFVHSQANRDSRPHLIGGHGDLVWERGKFNNPPARDLETWFIAGGSAGAALYEFLQPGVYAYVNHNLIEAVNLGATAHIVVEGDWDNDLMEQVQAPVEYDAAYEGRSALP; encoded by the coding sequence ATGTTGACACGACGCGCCGCATTGATGGGAGCCGCCGGCATAGCCGCGCTTCCCATTCTGGCAAAAGCCGCCAGTGCCGAAGAAATCATGGACACCTCGATGGCCGAGCCCGTCGATCTGTCGGACTTGAAGCGGATCAAACACAAGCTTGTCCGCCCGCCGATGGTTCACGATCATGAACAGACCGCGCCTACTGAGCCTCGGGTGGTCGAGTTTGAATTGCAGATTGTTGAAAAAGAGGTTGAGGTCGACGACGGTGCCTACCTTCAAGCGATGACCTTTGACGGCTCGATCCCCGGCCCGCTGATGGTGGTGCATGAGGGCGATTATGTCGAATTGACCCTCTACAACTCGCCTGAAAACCTGATGCAGCACAACATCGATTTCCACTCGGCCACTGGGGCTTTGGGCGGCGGTTCACTGACCCTTGTGAACCCCGGAGAAAAGACTGTGCTCCGCTTCAAAGCAACCCGGCCCGGTACTTTCGTCTATCACTGCGCCCCGGGTGGTCCGATGATCCCTTGGCACGTTGTCTCGGGCATGGCGGGTGCGATTATGGTACTGCCGCGCGACGGGCTGCGTGATCCTGAGGGCAAACCGGTCAGCTATGACAAGGTTTTCTACATCGGCGAGAACGACTTCTATATTCCGCGCGATGAGGCGGGGGAGTTCAAACGCTTTGAAGACGTGGGCGAGAGCTATCCCGATACCCTTGAAGTGATGAATGGGCTAATCCCCAGCCATGTGGTGTTCAACGGCAGAGTGGGCGCGCTAACCGGGGACAATGCCCTGACCGCGAGCCAGGGGGAAAAGGTCCTTTTTGTTCATAGTCAGGCAAACCGCGACAGCCGTCCGCACCTGATCGGCGGGCATGGTGATCTGGTCTGGGAACGCGGCAAGTTCAATAACCCGCCTGCCCGCGATCTGGAAACTTGGTTCATCGCAGGTGGCTCGGCCGGGGCGGCGCTTTATGAGTTCTTGCAACCGGGCGTCTATGCCTATGTGAATCACAATCTGATCGAGGCGGTGAACCTCGGCGCCACTGCGCATATCGTGGTTGAGGGCGATTGGGACAACGATCTCATGGAGCAGGTACAGGCACCCGTCGAATATGATGCGGCTTATGAAGGCAGGTCTGCGCTACCGTGA
- a CDS encoding IS256 family transposase — translation MTISKELLDELLKGCERPEDLLGNAGLMKELKIKLMERMLGAELTAHLGYEDGKDAPPEQTNRRNGSSAKRLKGQDGELPIAVPRDRDGSFEPELVKKGQTRIDGMDDKIIGLYAAGLTVRDIRAHLEDVYGLQVSPDLISRVTDAVLDEVREWQSRALDRMYPIVIFDALRVKIRDADSRMVKNKAVYVALGVSRDGVREVLGLWIADNEGAKFWLSVMTELKNRGLHDILIAVVDGLKGFPDAITAAFPDTAVQTCIVHLVRHSLNFCAWKDRKEVAADLRRIYSAPTADQAGLELDAFEEKWAGKYASIAPAWRRAWQEVIPFFAFDPAIRKIIYTTNAIESLNRVIRKSIKTRGSFPTEDAATKLIYLAIRNFEKGGRNVREWFAARNHFAIMFEDRFNS, via the coding sequence ATGACCATATCCAAGGAACTGCTGGACGAGCTACTGAAGGGCTGCGAGCGGCCTGAAGACCTGCTTGGCAATGCCGGGCTAATGAAAGAACTTAAGATTAAGCTGATGGAGCGGATGCTCGGTGCTGAGCTGACGGCGCATCTGGGCTATGAAGACGGCAAGGATGCCCCGCCTGAACAGACCAACCGTCGCAACGGGTCATCCGCCAAGAGATTGAAGGGGCAAGACGGCGAACTGCCTATCGCTGTGCCGCGGGACCGGGACGGCAGCTTCGAGCCTGAACTGGTGAAGAAGGGACAGACCCGCATTGATGGGATGGATGACAAGATTATCGGGCTTTACGCCGCCGGTCTGACGGTCCGCGATATCCGTGCTCATCTTGAGGACGTCTATGGCCTGCAAGTCTCGCCAGACTTGATCAGCCGCGTGACAGATGCGGTGTTAGATGAGGTTCGGGAGTGGCAATCTCGGGCGCTGGACCGGATGTATCCCATCGTCATTTTTGACGCTCTACGGGTCAAGATCCGCGACGCCGATAGCCGCATGGTCAAGAACAAAGCCGTCTACGTGGCCCTTGGTGTCAGCAGGGATGGCGTGCGCGAGGTTCTTGGTCTTTGGATCGCTGACAACGAGGGCGCCAAATTCTGGCTCTCGGTGATGACAGAGCTGAAGAACCGTGGGCTGCACGACATCCTGATTGCGGTCGTAGACGGTCTCAAGGGCTTCCCTGATGCCATCACAGCAGCCTTTCCGGACACGGCCGTGCAAACGTGCATTGTCCATCTCGTGCGCCACTCGTTGAACTTCTGTGCCTGGAAAGATCGCAAGGAAGTGGCCGCTGATCTACGGCGGATTTACAGCGCCCCTACAGCCGATCAAGCTGGCTTGGAGCTGGATGCCTTTGAGGAAAAATGGGCTGGGAAATATGCTTCCATCGCACCGGCCTGGCGCAGGGCTTGGCAGGAAGTGATCCCGTTCTTTGCCTTTGATCCCGCCATCCGGAAAATCATCTACACCACCAACGCAATTGAAAGCTTGAACCGGGTAATCCGAAAATCGATCAAGACGCGAGGATCGTTCCCGACCGAAGACGCAGCCACGAAGCTGATCTACTTGGCGATCCGCAACTTTGAGAAAGGCGGCCGGAATGTTCGAGAATGGTTTGCGGCCCGCAATCATTTCGCCATAATGTTCGAGGATCGCTTCAATTCGTGA
- a CDS encoding pseudoazurin: MIKKLMAGAMLAMIAVSAQAETFEVQMLNKGEEGAMVFEPAFVKAEVGDVIRFLPTDKGHNVEDIKGMLPDGVDRFKTKFNEEFELKVEQEGVYGIKCTPHYAMGMVALIQVGDPANLEEAEAVKQKGKAKDRMADLFEKVE, from the coding sequence ATGATCAAGAAACTGATGGCCGGCGCAATGCTCGCGATGATTGCTGTAAGCGCCCAGGCAGAGACTTTCGAGGTCCAGATGCTCAACAAGGGCGAAGAAGGGGCGATGGTGTTTGAGCCCGCCTTTGTCAAAGCCGAAGTAGGCGATGTGATCCGTTTCCTCCCGACTGACAAAGGCCACAATGTCGAAGATATTAAAGGGATGCTTCCCGACGGTGTCGACAGGTTCAAGACCAAGTTCAATGAGGAGTTTGAACTGAAGGTCGAGCAAGAAGGTGTCTACGGCATCAAATGCACCCCGCACTACGCAATGGGAATGGTTGCACTCATTCAGGTGGGCGATCCGGCCAATCTCGAGGAGGCTGAAGCTGTGAAACAGAAAGGTAAAGCCAAGGACCGCATGGCGGACCTCTTTGAGAAGGTCGAATGA
- a CDS encoding group III truncated hemoglobin codes for MTMPPRIAVTEAQIDRVVARFYSAVRQDPNLAPIFAAHVTDWPTHEEKIGRFWRNALLLQRSYDGNPMQVHQAAGNVHAEHFPIWLELFDRVLSQELPADLAQSWSTLAHRVGRGLSYGLTPKDAASAIPKLSLY; via the coding sequence ATGACAATGCCGCCCCGCATTGCGGTTACCGAAGCACAGATCGACCGCGTGGTAGCGCGGTTCTACAGCGCTGTTCGGCAAGATCCGAACTTGGCGCCGATCTTTGCCGCCCATGTGACCGACTGGCCTACACATGAAGAGAAAATCGGACGTTTCTGGCGCAACGCCTTGTTGTTGCAGCGCAGCTATGACGGCAATCCGATGCAGGTTCACCAAGCTGCGGGGAATGTGCATGCGGAGCATTTCCCGATCTGGCTTGAGCTATTCGACCGAGTTTTGTCCCAAGAACTCCCCGCCGATCTTGCGCAAAGTTGGTCCACCTTGGCACATCGGGTCGGGCGTGGGCTGAGCTATGGGCTGACGCCGAAAGACGCCGCAAGTGCTATTCCAAAGCTGTCGCTGTACTGA
- a CDS encoding hexameric tyrosine-coordinated heme protein, with the protein MRTNSPEEGYELAVKLSCMAVKLTQPDAATRDRMWPDYAENAESLIAVS; encoded by the coding sequence TTGCGCACCAATAGCCCCGAAGAGGGCTATGAGCTCGCCGTTAAACTGTCGTGCATGGCGGTGAAGCTGACCCAACCAGATGCAGCTACCCGTGACCGCATGTGGCCCGATTATGCAGAAAACGCGGAGTCTCTTATTGCCGTCAGTTAG
- a CDS encoding formylglycine-generating enzyme family protein, which yields MGKLPGGYGLGKAALFAASILFLGSLSMLREGAEPKNDPALITVSAGEVILRPMGNFSKEGKAIDAPLVRIQLPSFDMMKYQVSQSQYSLCVEAGACASAPTVQAADSAQHPQTNVSWRDATLYANWYSEQTGQVWRLPSVEEWYRAAAERYGSRVDSAGGLETELDPGARMLAQYADGNVARGKVASGLRPIGSFGENALGFADMAGNVWEWTDGCFANGVVRVDGSVERTADYCGVRIAAGAHRAAVINFVRDASVGGCAVGLPPDYLGFRLVRAR from the coding sequence ATGGGGAAATTACCGGGCGGCTACGGATTGGGCAAAGCGGCTCTTTTTGCCGCGAGTATCTTATTCCTCGGCAGTCTTTCCATGCTGCGGGAGGGTGCTGAGCCTAAGAACGACCCCGCCCTTATCACGGTTTCGGCCGGTGAGGTGATCCTGCGTCCGATGGGCAACTTTTCGAAAGAAGGCAAAGCGATTGACGCGCCATTGGTGCGGATTCAACTGCCCTCCTTCGACATGATGAAATACCAAGTTTCTCAGTCGCAATATAGCCTCTGCGTCGAAGCGGGCGCCTGCGCGTCGGCACCGACAGTGCAGGCCGCGGACAGCGCTCAACACCCTCAGACCAACGTCAGCTGGCGGGATGCGACCCTTTATGCCAATTGGTACTCTGAGCAGACTGGCCAAGTCTGGCGGCTGCCGTCGGTCGAGGAATGGTACAGAGCAGCGGCGGAGCGCTATGGCTCCCGAGTAGATAGCGCAGGGGGCTTAGAGACGGAACTCGACCCCGGCGCGCGAATGCTGGCGCAATATGCAGATGGCAATGTGGCGCGCGGGAAGGTGGCTTCGGGCCTACGCCCCATAGGTTCTTTTGGCGAAAACGCACTGGGCTTTGCGGATATGGCGGGCAATGTCTGGGAATGGACTGACGGCTGCTTCGCGAACGGCGTCGTGCGCGTAGACGGAAGCGTTGAGCGCACTGCGGACTATTGCGGCGTCAGGATCGCCGCCGGAGCGCATCGTGCAGCGGTGATCAATTTCGTGCGGGACGCCAGTGTGGGTGGCTGCGCGGTTGGTCTACCACCGGATTACCTGGGATTTCGACTGGTTCGTGCGCGTTAG